In Oncorhynchus gorbuscha isolate QuinsamMale2020 ecotype Even-year linkage group LG08, OgorEven_v1.0, whole genome shotgun sequence, one genomic interval encodes:
- the vkorc1 gene encoding vitamin K epoxide reductase complex subunit 1: MASNSCSGVPKWERKTRLFLCIFGLFLSFYALHVEISRERDPEYRAMCDLGDSVSCSKVFTSRWGRGFGLVQFFFAKDSVLNQPNSLLGIIFYTLQLALGQSVSSRAAFLLVLASWVSMAGSLYLAGVLAFILGDFCVVCVSTYVVNFLLLFTNLKRRTGLEAVKTKTG, from the exons ATGGCATCGAATAGTTGCAGTGGAGTTCCCAAATGGGAGAGAAAAACACGTTTGTTTCTTTGTATCTTcggtttgtttttgtcattctaTGCTCTGCACGTTGAGATTTCGCGAGAGAGGGACCCTGAGTATCGGGCGATGTGCGACCTGGGAGattctgtgagctgctctaaAGTTTTCACCTCGAG ATGGGGACGTGGTTTTGGGCTTGTACAGTTCTTCTTTGCTAAAGACAGTGTACTGAATCAACCCAACAGTTTGTTGGGGATCATTTTCTACACATTGCAACTGGCTCTGG GTCAGTCTGTGTCCAGTAGGGCAGCGTTCCTCCTGGTCTTGGCCTCCTGGGTGTCCATGGCTGGATCGCTGTACCTAGCCGGAGTACTTGCCTTCATTCTGGGAGATTTCTGCGTGGTCTGCGTCTCAACCTATGTGGTTAACTTTTTGCTGCTCTTCACCAATCTGAAGAGGAGGACGGGACTGGAAGCAGTCAAGACAAAGACTGGCTGA